The Bemisia tabaci chromosome 5, PGI_BMITA_v3 genome includes a window with the following:
- the Spase25 gene encoding signal peptidase complex subunit 2 has protein sequence MTKSSDSKSEPVKINKWDGSAVKNALDDAVAEVLTSKFSYIENYKLVDGRLLICGLAVAVALFAIVWDLYFYPFPESKPVLIFSVTTYFFLMGVLTLYTTYVEKGTFIVCAPKNQGIRWEAGSILKKYDDIYTLVLACTDKKTGSVREASFNKSVACFIDENGTVLDDLVENEVVKLHNGLLSEKKDN, from the exons ATGACAAAATCTAGTGATAGTAAG tCGGAACCCGTGAAGATCAACAAATGGGATGGTTCAGCTGTGAAAAATGCCCTGGATGATGCAGTAGCTGAG GTCTTAACAAGCAAATTTTCATATattgaaaattacaaattagTCGATGGCCGTCTCCTAATATGTGGTCTTGCTGTAGCGGTTGCTCTCTTTGCAATAGTTTGGGATCTATATTTTTATCCATTCCCTGAATCCAA GCCAGTATTAATATTCAGCGTTACcacatatttctttttaatgGGTGTTCTCACACTGTACACAACCTATGTCGAAAAAGGAACCTTCATTGTCTGTGCTCCCAAGAATCAGGGCATAAGGTGGGAAGCTGGCTCCATTCTGAAAAA GTATGATGACATTTACACTCTAGTTCTCGCCTGTACAGATAAGAAAACAGGTTCTGTGAGGGAAGCTTCATTCAACAAGTCAGTCGCTTGTTTCATAGATGAAAATGGCACGGTTTTGGATGATCTCGTCGAAAATGAAGTTGTTAAATTGCACAATGGACTACTTTCGGAAAAAAAGGATAACTGA
- the kat80 gene encoding katanin p80 WD40 repeat-containing subunit B1 isoform X2 produces MEVAQRSWRLVEFTAHTAPVNCLALGHKSGRVLVTGGDDKKVNLWAVGKENCIMSLSGHGTPIETVRFSSSEDMVCAGSRDGVLKVWDLEAAKIVRTLIGHQDCMKSVDFHPYAEFLASGSVDSTIKLWDIRKKGCIFTYRGHIGSVNSVKFSPDGQWIASGGEDSTVKIWDLRTGSVLHDFIKHDGPVLSVEYHPHEFLLASSSTDKTVHFWDLDKFTSISATEKQAHASRCIRFSEGGECLFAGACDTLNVFGWEPLRSLDTVFTQWSKIRDISTVGSQLIGAGYQAEGVMIYVVDLAKVCPIGKPLPPASPFAHGMSIRKSFNKQKPAPKSTAVKHQKAIEENETEPEDENLADIPDVNNYEAVFCPNRTLNRSPPPNEELFTPPGNITELNAPAQTSLHSGSQLAAETEEEYYEETEPSPKDHAPKSIYVSKNKLSSSSEVMSPVSSSICHTVSTLTSGMTHTAPGQNHSSMPASLNSLSPTSSSDHSFSRLGSANHADSSKEARSQSYDDPSKILARAINFYPKIRTSEYRILCRKTIGKIKNMPGPLKATTKRFIASLKTHRVCNFESSPSEPAISNSARKVGNGIGVKVSNNHKPELPPKPKYQLSVKQHQNNAKNIMMKPAKRPGAGEDDNIEYIPMTGDTPVGLEPNEFLPKRGSGGQLSEAEVISSVMRGHEDMMRVLISRQRNLQIIFSVWHTKDLKSAVEMATDMNDLSVVVDLLSALTRKPNLWSLDLCNLLLPSIRELLQSKYETYVTVGCDALRLILRNFSSVIRNNVQWSCPTIGVDITKEERYNKCKGCHNQLVSIRAFLLKRQTVQGKLGQMFRELVILLEAIDAT; encoded by the exons ATGGAAGTAGCACAAAGATCATGGAGACTGG TGGAGTTCACTGCGCATACCGCTCCGGTCAACTGTTTGGCCCTGGGACACAAATCGGGGCGCGTCCTAGTCACCGGTGGAGATGACAAGAAGGTGAACCTATGGGCCGTTGGCAAGGAGAATTGTATTATG aGCTTGAGTGGACATGGAACACCAATTGAAACTGTTCGATTTAGTTCATCAGAGGACATGGTCTGTGCTGGAAGTCGTGATGGTGTGCTGAAAGTTTGGGATTTAGAAGCAGCCAAAATCGTTCGAACTTTAATAGGGCATCAAGATTGTATGAAATCTGTTGATTTTCATCCGTATGCAGAATTCTTAGCCTCTGGTTCGGTCGATTCCACAATCAAG CTCTGGGACATACGAAAAAAGGGATGTATATTCACGTACAGAGGTCATATTGGGTCTGTAAATTCTGTAAAGTTTAGTCCAGATGGTCAATGGATCGCCTCTGGTGGAGAAGATAGTACTGTTAAA ATTTGGGATCTTCGCACTGGTAGTGTTTTACACGATTTCATCAAACACGATGGTCCTGTTCTGTCCGTAGAATATCATcctcatgagtttttacttgcCTCAAGTAGTACTGATAAAACTGTCCACTTCTGGGACTTAGACAAGTTTACTTCAATTAGTGCCACAGAAAAGCAAGCGCATGCTTCCAG GTGTATAAGATTTAGTGAAGGAGGAGAATGCCTTTTTGCTGGTGCCTGTGATACATTAAATGTTTTTGGTTGGGAACCATTAAGAAGTCTAGACACTGTGTTCACTCAGTGGAGTAAAATTAGGGATATTAGCACTGTTGGAAGTCAGTTG ATTGGAGCTGGTTACCAAGCAGAAGGTGTCATGATCTACGTTGTCGATCTAGCCAAAGTGTGTCCAATTGGCAAACCTTTGCCTCCTGCATCTCCGTTTGCTCATGGCATGTCTATTCGTAAAAGTTTCAACAAACAAAAGCCTGCTCCTAAATCAACTGCCGT AAAACATCAGAAAGCTAtcgaagaaaatgaaactgaaCCAGAGGACGAAAATTTGGCCGACATTCCAGATGTTAATAACTATGAAGCTGTTTTCTGTCCTAACCGTACTT TGAATAGAAGCCCGCCTCCAAATGAAGAATTATTCACTCCTCCTGGAAATATAACAG AACTGAATGCACCTGCACAGACCTCGCTGCACTCAGGATCCCAGCTTGCCGCGGAAACTGAAGAAGAATATTATGAAGAAACAGAGCCTTCCCCCAAAGACCATGCTCCAAAATCTATCTATGTATCCAAGAATAAGCTAAGTTCAAGCTCCGAGGTTATGTCTCCTGTCTCTTCGTCTATTTGTCATACTGTATCAACTTTAACCTCAGGAATGACTCACACAGCACCAGGTCAAAATCATAGCAGCATGCCTGCCTCGCTCAACTCCCTGTCACCCACTAGTTCATCAGATCATTCCTTCAGTAGACTTGGATCAGCAAATCATGCAGACAGCTCGAAAGAAGCCCGCTCCCAGTCCTATGATGACCCTTCAAA AATCCTAGCACGAGCCATAAACTTTTACCCCAAAATCAG AACAAGTGAATATAGAATTCTTTGCAGGAAAAcaataggaaaaataaaaaacatgccCGGTCCCTTAAAAGCCACCACCAAACGTTTTATTGCATCTTTAAAAACTCACAG GGTATGCAATTTCGAAAGCAGTCCCAGTGAACCAGCGATCAGTAACTCAGCAAGAAAAGTAGGAAATGGGATTGGAGTCAAAGTATCCAATAATCACAAACCTGAATTACCACCAAAACCGAAGTATCAACTCTCTGTAAAACAACATCAAa ATAATGCAAAGAATATCATGATGAAACCTGCGAAGAGGCCTGGAGCTGGCGAAGACGATAATATTGAATACATTCCAATGACAGGAGATACACCCGTTGGCTTGGAGCCCAATGAGTTTTTACCG AAACGGGGTAGCGGAGGCCAGTTATCTGAGGCTGAAGTCATAAGCAGTGTTATGAGGGGCCATGAAGATATGATGCGCGTATTAATCAGTAGACAACGGAatcttcaaattattttttcagtatgGCACACCAaggatttaaag TCAGCGGTAGAGATGGCAACCGACATGAATGATCTTTCTGTAGTAGTTGATTTACTGTCAGCCCTCACCCGCAAACC AAATCTTTGGAGTTTAGATCTTTGCAACCTTTTGCTACCGAGCATTCGTGAACTGCTTCAAAGTAAATATGAAAC TTATGTTACTGTTGGCTGTGATGCTCTTAGACTGATCTTGCGAAATTTTTCTTCTGTCATTCGAAATAATGTGCAGTGGAGCTGTCCGACTATTGGAGTGGACATAACAAAAGAAGAAAG GTATAATAAATGTAAAGGATGTCACAATCAATTAGTATCGATACGAGCTTTCCTGTTGAAGCGGCAAACGGTGCAAGGAAAGTTAGGTCAAATGTTCCGAGAACTGGTTATCTTATTGGAAGCAATCGATGCTACTTAG
- the kat80 gene encoding katanin p80 WD40 repeat-containing subunit B1 isoform X3: MEVAQRSWRLVEFTAHTAPVNCLALGHKSGRVLVTGGDDKKVNLWAVGKENCIMSLSGHGTPIETVRFSSSEDMVCAGSRDGVLKVWDLEAAKIVRTLIGHQDCMKSVDFHPYAEFLASGSVDSTIKLWDIRKKGCIFTYRGHIGSVNSVKFSPDGQWIASGGEDSTVKIWDLRTGSVLHDFIKHDGPVLSVEYHPHEFLLASSSTDKTVHFWDLDKFTSISATEKQAHASRCIRFSEGGECLFAGACDTLNVFGWEPLRSLDTVFTQWSKIRDISTVGSQLIGAGYQAEGVMIYVVDLAKVCPIGKPLPPASPFAHGMSIRKSFNKQKPAPKSTAVKHQKAIEENETEPEDENLADIPDVNNYEAVFCPNRTLNRSPPPNEELFTPPGNITAFFSELNAPAQTSLHSGSQLAAETEEEYYEETEPSPKDHAPKSIYVSKNKLSSSSEVMSPVSSSICHTVSTLTSGMTHTAPGQNHSSMPASLNSLSPTSSSDHSFSRLGSANHADSSKEARSQSYDDPSKVCNFESSPSEPAISNSARKVGNGIGVKVSNNHKPELPPKPKYQLSVKQHQNNAKNIMMKPAKRPGAGEDDNIEYIPMTGDTPVGLEPNEFLPKRGSGGQLSEAEVISSVMRGHEDMMRVLISRQRNLQIIFSVWHTKDLKSAVEMATDMNDLSVVVDLLSALTRKPNLWSLDLCNLLLPSIRELLQSKYETYVTVGCDALRLILRNFSSVIRNNVQWSCPTIGVDITKEERYNKCKGCHNQLVSIRAFLLKRQTVQGKLGQMFRELVILLEAIDAT, from the exons ATGGAAGTAGCACAAAGATCATGGAGACTGG TGGAGTTCACTGCGCATACCGCTCCGGTCAACTGTTTGGCCCTGGGACACAAATCGGGGCGCGTCCTAGTCACCGGTGGAGATGACAAGAAGGTGAACCTATGGGCCGTTGGCAAGGAGAATTGTATTATG aGCTTGAGTGGACATGGAACACCAATTGAAACTGTTCGATTTAGTTCATCAGAGGACATGGTCTGTGCTGGAAGTCGTGATGGTGTGCTGAAAGTTTGGGATTTAGAAGCAGCCAAAATCGTTCGAACTTTAATAGGGCATCAAGATTGTATGAAATCTGTTGATTTTCATCCGTATGCAGAATTCTTAGCCTCTGGTTCGGTCGATTCCACAATCAAG CTCTGGGACATACGAAAAAAGGGATGTATATTCACGTACAGAGGTCATATTGGGTCTGTAAATTCTGTAAAGTTTAGTCCAGATGGTCAATGGATCGCCTCTGGTGGAGAAGATAGTACTGTTAAA ATTTGGGATCTTCGCACTGGTAGTGTTTTACACGATTTCATCAAACACGATGGTCCTGTTCTGTCCGTAGAATATCATcctcatgagtttttacttgcCTCAAGTAGTACTGATAAAACTGTCCACTTCTGGGACTTAGACAAGTTTACTTCAATTAGTGCCACAGAAAAGCAAGCGCATGCTTCCAG GTGTATAAGATTTAGTGAAGGAGGAGAATGCCTTTTTGCTGGTGCCTGTGATACATTAAATGTTTTTGGTTGGGAACCATTAAGAAGTCTAGACACTGTGTTCACTCAGTGGAGTAAAATTAGGGATATTAGCACTGTTGGAAGTCAGTTG ATTGGAGCTGGTTACCAAGCAGAAGGTGTCATGATCTACGTTGTCGATCTAGCCAAAGTGTGTCCAATTGGCAAACCTTTGCCTCCTGCATCTCCGTTTGCTCATGGCATGTCTATTCGTAAAAGTTTCAACAAACAAAAGCCTGCTCCTAAATCAACTGCCGT AAAACATCAGAAAGCTAtcgaagaaaatgaaactgaaCCAGAGGACGAAAATTTGGCCGACATTCCAGATGTTAATAACTATGAAGCTGTTTTCTGTCCTAACCGTACTT TGAATAGAAGCCCGCCTCCAAATGAAGAATTATTCACTCCTCCTGGAAATATAACAG CTTTTTTTTCAGAACTGAATGCACCTGCACAGACCTCGCTGCACTCAGGATCCCAGCTTGCCGCGGAAACTGAAGAAGAATATTATGAAGAAACAGAGCCTTCCCCCAAAGACCATGCTCCAAAATCTATCTATGTATCCAAGAATAAGCTAAGTTCAAGCTCCGAGGTTATGTCTCCTGTCTCTTCGTCTATTTGTCATACTGTATCAACTTTAACCTCAGGAATGACTCACACAGCACCAGGTCAAAATCATAGCAGCATGCCTGCCTCGCTCAACTCCCTGTCACCCACTAGTTCATCAGATCATTCCTTCAGTAGACTTGGATCAGCAAATCATGCAGACAGCTCGAAAGAAGCCCGCTCCCAGTCCTATGATGACCCTTCAAA GGTATGCAATTTCGAAAGCAGTCCCAGTGAACCAGCGATCAGTAACTCAGCAAGAAAAGTAGGAAATGGGATTGGAGTCAAAGTATCCAATAATCACAAACCTGAATTACCACCAAAACCGAAGTATCAACTCTCTGTAAAACAACATCAAa ATAATGCAAAGAATATCATGATGAAACCTGCGAAGAGGCCTGGAGCTGGCGAAGACGATAATATTGAATACATTCCAATGACAGGAGATACACCCGTTGGCTTGGAGCCCAATGAGTTTTTACCG AAACGGGGTAGCGGAGGCCAGTTATCTGAGGCTGAAGTCATAAGCAGTGTTATGAGGGGCCATGAAGATATGATGCGCGTATTAATCAGTAGACAACGGAatcttcaaattattttttcagtatgGCACACCAaggatttaaag TCAGCGGTAGAGATGGCAACCGACATGAATGATCTTTCTGTAGTAGTTGATTTACTGTCAGCCCTCACCCGCAAACC AAATCTTTGGAGTTTAGATCTTTGCAACCTTTTGCTACCGAGCATTCGTGAACTGCTTCAAAGTAAATATGAAAC TTATGTTACTGTTGGCTGTGATGCTCTTAGACTGATCTTGCGAAATTTTTCTTCTGTCATTCGAAATAATGTGCAGTGGAGCTGTCCGACTATTGGAGTGGACATAACAAAAGAAGAAAG GTATAATAAATGTAAAGGATGTCACAATCAATTAGTATCGATACGAGCTTTCCTGTTGAAGCGGCAAACGGTGCAAGGAAAGTTAGGTCAAATGTTCCGAGAACTGGTTATCTTATTGGAAGCAATCGATGCTACTTAG
- the kat80 gene encoding katanin p80 WD40 repeat-containing subunit B1 isoform X1 has translation MEVAQRSWRLVEFTAHTAPVNCLALGHKSGRVLVTGGDDKKVNLWAVGKENCIMSLSGHGTPIETVRFSSSEDMVCAGSRDGVLKVWDLEAAKIVRTLIGHQDCMKSVDFHPYAEFLASGSVDSTIKLWDIRKKGCIFTYRGHIGSVNSVKFSPDGQWIASGGEDSTVKIWDLRTGSVLHDFIKHDGPVLSVEYHPHEFLLASSSTDKTVHFWDLDKFTSISATEKQAHASRCIRFSEGGECLFAGACDTLNVFGWEPLRSLDTVFTQWSKIRDISTVGSQLIGAGYQAEGVMIYVVDLAKVCPIGKPLPPASPFAHGMSIRKSFNKQKPAPKSTAVKHQKAIEENETEPEDENLADIPDVNNYEAVFCPNRTLNRSPPPNEELFTPPGNITAFFSELNAPAQTSLHSGSQLAAETEEEYYEETEPSPKDHAPKSIYVSKNKLSSSSEVMSPVSSSICHTVSTLTSGMTHTAPGQNHSSMPASLNSLSPTSSSDHSFSRLGSANHADSSKEARSQSYDDPSKILARAINFYPKIRTSEYRILCRKTIGKIKNMPGPLKATTKRFIASLKTHRVCNFESSPSEPAISNSARKVGNGIGVKVSNNHKPELPPKPKYQLSVKQHQNNAKNIMMKPAKRPGAGEDDNIEYIPMTGDTPVGLEPNEFLPKRGSGGQLSEAEVISSVMRGHEDMMRVLISRQRNLQIIFSVWHTKDLKSAVEMATDMNDLSVVVDLLSALTRKPNLWSLDLCNLLLPSIRELLQSKYETYVTVGCDALRLILRNFSSVIRNNVQWSCPTIGVDITKEERYNKCKGCHNQLVSIRAFLLKRQTVQGKLGQMFRELVILLEAIDAT, from the exons ATGGAAGTAGCACAAAGATCATGGAGACTGG TGGAGTTCACTGCGCATACCGCTCCGGTCAACTGTTTGGCCCTGGGACACAAATCGGGGCGCGTCCTAGTCACCGGTGGAGATGACAAGAAGGTGAACCTATGGGCCGTTGGCAAGGAGAATTGTATTATG aGCTTGAGTGGACATGGAACACCAATTGAAACTGTTCGATTTAGTTCATCAGAGGACATGGTCTGTGCTGGAAGTCGTGATGGTGTGCTGAAAGTTTGGGATTTAGAAGCAGCCAAAATCGTTCGAACTTTAATAGGGCATCAAGATTGTATGAAATCTGTTGATTTTCATCCGTATGCAGAATTCTTAGCCTCTGGTTCGGTCGATTCCACAATCAAG CTCTGGGACATACGAAAAAAGGGATGTATATTCACGTACAGAGGTCATATTGGGTCTGTAAATTCTGTAAAGTTTAGTCCAGATGGTCAATGGATCGCCTCTGGTGGAGAAGATAGTACTGTTAAA ATTTGGGATCTTCGCACTGGTAGTGTTTTACACGATTTCATCAAACACGATGGTCCTGTTCTGTCCGTAGAATATCATcctcatgagtttttacttgcCTCAAGTAGTACTGATAAAACTGTCCACTTCTGGGACTTAGACAAGTTTACTTCAATTAGTGCCACAGAAAAGCAAGCGCATGCTTCCAG GTGTATAAGATTTAGTGAAGGAGGAGAATGCCTTTTTGCTGGTGCCTGTGATACATTAAATGTTTTTGGTTGGGAACCATTAAGAAGTCTAGACACTGTGTTCACTCAGTGGAGTAAAATTAGGGATATTAGCACTGTTGGAAGTCAGTTG ATTGGAGCTGGTTACCAAGCAGAAGGTGTCATGATCTACGTTGTCGATCTAGCCAAAGTGTGTCCAATTGGCAAACCTTTGCCTCCTGCATCTCCGTTTGCTCATGGCATGTCTATTCGTAAAAGTTTCAACAAACAAAAGCCTGCTCCTAAATCAACTGCCGT AAAACATCAGAAAGCTAtcgaagaaaatgaaactgaaCCAGAGGACGAAAATTTGGCCGACATTCCAGATGTTAATAACTATGAAGCTGTTTTCTGTCCTAACCGTACTT TGAATAGAAGCCCGCCTCCAAATGAAGAATTATTCACTCCTCCTGGAAATATAACAG CTTTTTTTTCAGAACTGAATGCACCTGCACAGACCTCGCTGCACTCAGGATCCCAGCTTGCCGCGGAAACTGAAGAAGAATATTATGAAGAAACAGAGCCTTCCCCCAAAGACCATGCTCCAAAATCTATCTATGTATCCAAGAATAAGCTAAGTTCAAGCTCCGAGGTTATGTCTCCTGTCTCTTCGTCTATTTGTCATACTGTATCAACTTTAACCTCAGGAATGACTCACACAGCACCAGGTCAAAATCATAGCAGCATGCCTGCCTCGCTCAACTCCCTGTCACCCACTAGTTCATCAGATCATTCCTTCAGTAGACTTGGATCAGCAAATCATGCAGACAGCTCGAAAGAAGCCCGCTCCCAGTCCTATGATGACCCTTCAAA AATCCTAGCACGAGCCATAAACTTTTACCCCAAAATCAG AACAAGTGAATATAGAATTCTTTGCAGGAAAAcaataggaaaaataaaaaacatgccCGGTCCCTTAAAAGCCACCACCAAACGTTTTATTGCATCTTTAAAAACTCACAG GGTATGCAATTTCGAAAGCAGTCCCAGTGAACCAGCGATCAGTAACTCAGCAAGAAAAGTAGGAAATGGGATTGGAGTCAAAGTATCCAATAATCACAAACCTGAATTACCACCAAAACCGAAGTATCAACTCTCTGTAAAACAACATCAAa ATAATGCAAAGAATATCATGATGAAACCTGCGAAGAGGCCTGGAGCTGGCGAAGACGATAATATTGAATACATTCCAATGACAGGAGATACACCCGTTGGCTTGGAGCCCAATGAGTTTTTACCG AAACGGGGTAGCGGAGGCCAGTTATCTGAGGCTGAAGTCATAAGCAGTGTTATGAGGGGCCATGAAGATATGATGCGCGTATTAATCAGTAGACAACGGAatcttcaaattattttttcagtatgGCACACCAaggatttaaag TCAGCGGTAGAGATGGCAACCGACATGAATGATCTTTCTGTAGTAGTTGATTTACTGTCAGCCCTCACCCGCAAACC AAATCTTTGGAGTTTAGATCTTTGCAACCTTTTGCTACCGAGCATTCGTGAACTGCTTCAAAGTAAATATGAAAC TTATGTTACTGTTGGCTGTGATGCTCTTAGACTGATCTTGCGAAATTTTTCTTCTGTCATTCGAAATAATGTGCAGTGGAGCTGTCCGACTATTGGAGTGGACATAACAAAAGAAGAAAG GTATAATAAATGTAAAGGATGTCACAATCAATTAGTATCGATACGAGCTTTCCTGTTGAAGCGGCAAACGGTGCAAGGAAAGTTAGGTCAAATGTTCCGAGAACTGGTTATCTTATTGGAAGCAATCGATGCTACTTAG